The Solidesulfovibrio fructosivorans JJ] DNA segment GTCGGAAACACGCCGCTTTCCAGAAAGGCGGCCACGGCCTCAAACACCGTTTGCGGGCCGATGGTCGTCAGGCAGGCGTTGGCGTTCGGACAGGAACGGCCGAACGGACAGGGATGGCAAGGCATATCTGGTTCCAGGCACAGGCAGCCTTCCCGGTAGGGACCGGTGTCGAAGGGTTGGGCCGTGGCCAGAAAAATGGCGACCGAAGGCACGTCCAAACCAGCGGCCAGGTGCAACGTGCCGGTATCGTTGGAAACGAGCAGCTGGATGCGGCAAACGACGGCGGCCAGGGTCGGCAGATCGGTGGCCCCGATCAGGTTCACGAAGGGGCCGCCGGCAAGCTCCCCGTAGCGCGCGCCGAGTTCGCGCTCCCCGGGCGCGCCGAGAAGGACAGGCACGGCCCGAAAGCGCTCCCACAACCGGTCCCCCACTTCGGCGAAGGCGGCCACGGGCCACTGCCGGGCGGCGGCGCTGGCCCCGAGCTGAAAGCCCACAAAAAAAGCCGTTTCCGCCGGCGCGGCCCCGGCCAGCCGATCTCCGGCCGCATCCAGGGCCTGCCGCAGCGGCCGGGCCAGGGCAAACCGGCCCGGCCCCACGCCGACTCCGGCGGCCTTGCGAAACAGGTCCACGACATTGAACGGACTCACCCCCCGGCTGGCCGAGGAGGCCTCCAGAAAGGTGGCCCAGGGCGAGGATTCGTGGCGATAGCCCAGGGGATCGAGGCCGAACCCCCGCACGGCCTCGCCGCAAAGCCGCCTGGCGAGCAACCGGGCGGCCAGGGCCGGGGTCAGGTTGACAACCGCCTCGGGAGCGAAATCCCGGATCGTCCGGTCGGTGAAATCGGCCACGGCGGCCAGGGCCGCATGCCAGTCCCCGCTCAACCCCGCCAGCAGGCGCCCCCCGGGCAAAGGCAGGATCGCCCGGGCCTCGGGCAACAGCGCCGCCGCCCCGGCAAAATTTTCCAGGCAGGCCACGCCGATCTCATGCCCCTGCCCGGCCAGTTCGGCCAAAGCGGGTTGGGATTGGAGCAGATCGCCAAAACGCGTCAGATTCAGCAACAAAATTCTCATGACAGCTCCACAAGACGACGATAAGGGCATTATGCGGAGTCCGGCGCGAGGAAGACTCCCCAAAAAACTCCCGCGCATGGCCTTTTTCCCCGAGTTTTTGCCCGGGGGGCGTCCCCGGCCATCCTCATATTACGGACAACTCCGGGAAGGGGGGAAATTTCCGGG contains these protein-coding regions:
- a CDS encoding glycosyltransferase family 9 protein, translated to MRILLLNLTRFGDLLQSQPALAELAGQGHEIGVACLENFAGAAALLPEARAILPLPGGRLLAGLSGDWHAALAAVADFTDRTIRDFAPEAVVNLTPALAARLLARRLCGEAVRGFGLDPLGYRHESSPWATFLEASSASRGVSPFNVVDLFRKAAGVGVGPGRFALARPLRQALDAAGDRLAGAAPAETAFFVGFQLGASAAARQWPVAAFAEVGDRLWERFRAVPVLLGAPGERELGARYGELAGGPFVNLIGATDLPTLAAVVCRIQLLVSNDTGTLHLAAGLDVPSVAIFLATAQPFDTGPYREGCLCLEPDMPCHPCPFGRSCPNANACLTTIGPQTVFEAVAAFLESGVFPTGAYPGARAWLSTLDARGFMDMRSLSGHDAEPRAVWLRLLRRVLRQFLDEEAFTGPGPELFSLPETRRKAVLTLLGQSAELLWLLEGQAGLSVKNQAMKSRFLAGWDRLSALWTASPELGVLGRLWMQEAQQAPPDLPGLIARIRRYGECIAALAACLGHA